From a region of the Arachis ipaensis cultivar K30076 chromosome B09, Araip1.1, whole genome shotgun sequence genome:
- the LOC107616911 gene encoding NAC domain-containing protein 30 has product MTLTQIPERASMDMESCVPPGFRFHPTEEELVGYYLKRKINSLKIDLDVIVEIDLYKMEPWDIQDRCKLGYEEQNEWYFFSHKDKKYPTGTRTNRATAAGFWKATGRDKAVMSKNRIIGMRKTLVFYKGRAPNGRKTDWIMHEYRHQTSEHGPPQEEGWVVCRAFRKPSPSHQRQLGYDPWCSNHHHQPHYFRDQSSYGGRPLSITDLLTSETHHHHHLLNHPTEGTNFSHPFGSDHHHQQEQQEFVISNNHQQLIELPQLDSPTSASLSAPPTTSFAVKESSSINNNNEEYCSDERNNNNNIDWKSLDNLFADTSNYFSNPNMSQFMTINHHLGCFPGS; this is encoded by the exons ATGACACTAACACAAATTCCT GAGAGAGCATCAATGGATATGGAATCATGTGTGCCTCCAGGATTTAGATTTCACCCAACAGAAGAAGAACTTGTGGGGTATTACCTCAAGAGGAAAATTAACTCCCTCAAAATTGATCTAGATGTTATAGTTGAGATCGATCTCTACAAAATGGAACCATGGGACATACAag ATAGATGCAAGCTAGGGTATGAAGAACAAAATGAGTGGTACTTTTTCAGCCACAAAGACAAGAAGTATCCAACAGGAACAAGAACAAACAGAGCCACTGCAGCTGGATTCTGGAAAGCAACTGGGAGAGACAAGGCTGTTATGTCGAAGAACAGGATCATTGGTATGAGGAAGACTTTGGTCTTCTACAAAGGACGTGCCCCTAATGGCCGCAAAACTGATTGGATCATGCACGAATATCGCCATCAAACCTCTGAACATGGCCCTCCTCAG GAAGAAGGATGGGTTGTATGTAGAGCATTTCGAAAACCAAGTCCAAGTCATCAAAGGCAATTAGGTTATGATCCATGGTGTagtaatcatcatcatcaaccacaTTATTTCAGAGATCAGAGTAGCTATGGTGGAAGGCCCTTATCAATCACAGATCTTCTAACTTCagaaactcatcatcatcatcatctgctGAATCACCCTACTGAAGGTACAAATTTTAGTCATCCCTTCGGTTcagatcatcatcatcaacaagaacaacaagagtttGTAATATCAAATAATCATCAACAACTCATTGAGCTTCCACAGCTAGATAGCCCTACTAGTGCTTCTCTCTCAGCACCACCAACAACAAGTTTTGCAGTCAAAGAATCATCTTCCATTAATAATAACAATGAAGAGTATTGCAGTGATGagaggaacaacaacaacaatattgATTGGAAAAGCTTGGATAACTTGTTTGCTGATACTTCTAATTACTTCTCAAATCCAAACATGTCCCAATTCATGACCATCAATCATCATCTAGGTTGTTTCCCTGGTTCATAA
- the LOC107618799 gene encoding uncharacterized membrane protein At4g09580, with the protein MPAPRSVTAVDTGRLLLRDLENNGEDDSPAAKKPKSEKFPLNSCEFAAAVAVFFLFATGLFCIYLTMPASEFGRIKLPRTLSDLRLLKENLSAYASNHPAPFILGYCSTYIFMQTFMIPGTIFMSLLAGALFGVVRGILLVVFNATAGASSCFFLSKLIGRPLVSWLWPEKLRFFQAEIAKRRDRLLNYMLFLRITPTLPNLFINLASPIVDVPFHIFFLATLIGLIPASYITVRAGLALGDLKSLKDLYDFKTFSVLFLIGFVAICPTLLKRKRVYE; encoded by the exons ATGCCGGCGCCGCGGAGCGTCACGGCGGTCGATACCGGTAGGTTGCTCCTCAGGGACCTCGAGAACAATGGCGAGGACGACTCCCCCGCCGCCAAGAAGCCCAAATCGGAGAAGTTCCCTCTCAACAGCTGCGAATTCGCCGCCGCCGTCGCCGTATTCTTCCTCTTCGCCACCGGTCTTTTCTGCATCTACCTCACCATGCCCGCCTCCGAGTTCGGCCGCATCAAGCTCCCACGCACCCTCTCCGATCTTCGCCTCCTCAA AGAGAATCTTTCAGCATATGCGAGTAACCACCCTGCACCGTTCATTCTTGGTTACTGCTCAACCTACATCTTCATGCAGACCTTCATGATTCCCGGGACCATCTTCATGTCTCTTTTGGCTGGGGCCCTCTTCGGCGTTGTTCGGGGAATCCTTCTTGTTGTTTTCAATGCCACTGCCGGCGCTTCCTCTTGCTTCTTCTTGTCTAAATTAATCGGACGCCCTTTGGTTTCTTGGTTGTGGCCTGAGAAGTTAAGGTTTTTCCAAGCTGAG ATAGCAAAGCGTAGGGATAGGTTGCTGAATTACATGCTTTTTCTGAGGATAACACCAACTTTGCCAAATCTTTTCATCAATTTGGCATCTCCCATTGTTGATGTACCGTTTCATATATTCTTTCTGGCAACATTGATCGGTCTTATTCCGGCGTCATATATTACTGTCAGA GCTGGTCTTGCTCTTGGGGATCTAAAGTCATTGAAGGATCTATATGATTTCAAGACATTCTCAGTTCTATTTCTCATTGGTTTTGTTGCCATATGTCCTACACTTTTGAAGAGGAAGCGAGTGTATGAATGA
- the LOC107619177 gene encoding 50S ribosomal protein L21, chloroplastic: protein MASAAASLSTICTSFTTHCAISNHSPKTPFSQSTFFPFSRTHSLSLSFQPTLSPRLPLLPPKSSDTAQALSDPQPATQLVQSPPLQPPSWEPGLFAVVMVGGRQYIVHPGRWITVQRLKGAKVNDKIALHRVLLVGTDTSCYIGRPVVTNAVVYATVEEQGLDDKVIVFKYKKKKKYRRTIGHRQPNTRIRINSIMGYENYPKVTMDDIKDEDKES, encoded by the exons aTGGCTTCTGCAGCTGCATCTCTTTCTACAATCTGCACTTCCTTCACAACCCATTGCGCAATTTCCAACCATAGCCCGAAAACCCCATTCTCTCAATCCACTTTCTTCCCATTCTCTCGTActcactctctttctctctcctttcaaCCCACTCTCTCTCCTCGCTTACCCCTCCTCCCTCCCAAATCCTCTGACACTGCCCAAGCTCTCTCCGACCCTCAACCAGCAACGCAGCTTGTTCAGTCCCCACCGCTTCAGCCTCCGTCTTGGGAGCCTGGTCTCTTCGCTGTCGTCATG GTTGGTGGACGCCAATATATTGTTCACCCTGGTCGTTGGATAACTGTTCAGAGGCTGAAAGGTGCTAAGGTTAATGACAAG ATTGCTTTACATAGGGTTTTGCTGGTTGGCACTGATACATCTTGCTACATTGGAAGACCAGTTGTGACAAATGCTGTGGTATATGCAACAGTGGAAGAGCAG GGTTTAGATGACAAAGTAATTGTCTTCAaatataaaaagaagaagaagtaccgCAGAACCATTGGACACAGACAG CCAAATACACGCATAAGGATAAATAGCATTATGGGCTATGAGAACTACCCAAAAGTTACTATGGACGATATCAAGGACGAGGATAAGGAGTCATGA